A genomic region of Macaca thibetana thibetana isolate TM-01 chromosome 14, ASM2454274v1, whole genome shotgun sequence contains the following coding sequences:
- the CCKBR gene encoding gastrin/cholecystokinin type B receptor encodes MELLKLNRSVQGTGPGPGASLCRPAAPLLNSSSVGNLSCEPPRIRGAGTRELELAIRITLYAVIFLMSVGGNVLIIVVLGLSRRLRTVTNAFLLSLAVSDLLLAVACMPFTLLPNLMGTFIFGTVICKAVSYFMGVSVSVSTLSLVAIALERYSAICRPLQARVWQTRSHAARVIVATWLLSGLLMVPYPVYTVVQPVGPRVLQCVHRWPSARVRQTWSVLLLLLLFFIPGVVMAVAYGLISRELYLGLRFDGDSDSGSQSRVRSQGRLPGGAGPGAIHQNGRCRSETGAVGEDSDGCYVQLPRSRPALELSALTAPGPGSRPTQAKLLAKKRVVRMLLVIVVLFFLCWLPVYSANTWRAFDGLGAHRALSGAPISFIHLLSYASACVNPLVYCFMHRRFRQACLETCARCCPRPPRARPRPLPDEDPPTPSIASLSRLSYTTISTLGPG; translated from the exons ATGGAGCTGCTAAAGCTGAATCGGAGCGTGCAGGGAACCGGACCCGGGCCGGGGGCTTCCCTGTGCCGCCCGGCGGCGCCTCTCCTCAACAGCAGCAGTGTGGGCAACCTCAGCTGCGAGCCCCCTCGCATTCGCGGAGCCGGGACACGAG AATTGGAGCTGGCCATTAGAATCACTCTTTACGCAGTGATCTTCCTGATGAGCGTTGGAGGAAACGTGCTCATCATCGTGGTCCTGGGACTGAGCCGCCGCCTGAGGACCGTCACCAATGCCTTCCTACTCTCACTGGCAGTCAGCGACCTCCTGCTGGCTGTGGCTTGCATGCCCTTCACCCTCCTGCCCAATCTCATGGGCACATTCATCTTTGGCACAGTTATCTGCAAGGCGGTTTCCTACTTCATGG GGGTGTCTGTGAGCGTGTCCACGCTAAGCCTCGTGGCCATAGCACTGGAGCGGTACAGCGCCATCTGCCGACCACTGCAGGCACGAGTATGGCAGACGCGCTCCCACGCGGCTCGCGTGATCGTAGCCACGTGGCTGCTGTCCGGACTACTCATGGTGCCCTACCCCGTGTACACCGTCGTGCAACCAGTGGGCCCTCGTGTGCTACAGTGCGTGCATCGCTGGCCCAGTGCACGGGTCCGCCAGACCTG GTCCGTACTGCTGCTCCTGCTCTTGTTCTTCATCCCGGGTGTGGTTATGGCCGTGGCCTATGGGCTTATCTCTCGCGAGCTCTACTTAGGGCTTCGCTTTGACGGTGACAGTGACAGCGGGAGCCAAAGCAGGGTCCGAAGCCAAGGCAGGCTGCCAGGTGGGGCTGGACCAG GTGCTATTCACCAGAACGGGCGTTGCCGGTCTGAGACTGGCGCGGTTGGCGAAGACAGTGATGGCTGCTATGTGCAACTTCCGCGTTCCCGGCCTGCACTGGAGCTGTCGGCGCTGACGGCTCCTGGGCCCGGCTCCCGGCCCACCCAGGCCAAGCTGCTGGCTAAGAAGCGCGTGGTGCGAATGTTGCTGGTGATCgttgtgcttttttttctgtgttggtTGCCAGTTTATAGTGCCAACACGTGGCGCGCCTTTGATGGCCTGGGTGCACACAGAGCACTCTCAGGTGCTCCTATCTCCTTCATTCACTTGCTGAGCTATGCCTCGGCCTGTGTCAACCCCCTGGTCTACTGCTTCATGCACCGTCGCTTTCGCCAGGCCTGCCTGGAAACGTGCGCTCGCTGCTGCCCCCGGCCTCCACGAGCTCGCCCCAGGCCTCTTCCCGATGAGGACCCTCCCACTCCATCCATTGCTTCGCTGTCCAGGCTTAGCTACACTACCATCAGCACACTGGGCCCTGGATGA